The following coding sequences lie in one Indicator indicator isolate 239-I01 chromosome 2, UM_Iind_1.1, whole genome shotgun sequence genomic window:
- the BROX gene encoding BRO1 domain-containing protein BROX: MTHWFHRNPLKATAPVSFNFYGVATTPAAGKLCNDLRLSRTRLLELFTDSSCNPEMMKNATDLYFSLLQGFILSPDESSQDCKLRYIQNFKWTDTLQGQVPSAQQDAVFELVSMGFNVALWYTKYASRLAGKEDITEDEAKDVHRSLKIAAGIFKHLKESHIPKLITPVEKGRDLEARLIDSYIIQCQAEAQEVTIARAIELKHNPGLIAALAYETANFYQKADQTLSSLDPTYAGKWRKYLNLKTSFYMAYAYCYHGQTLLASDKCGEAIRSLQESEKFFAKAEALCKEYGETKGPGSTAKPSGHLFFRKLGSLIKNTLEKCQRENGFIYFQKVPAEAPQLELKANYGLVEPVPFEFPALNAHWTPETLAAFDLTKRPKDDTAKPKPDEEVKPLKEPDIKPQKDSGCQIS, translated from the exons atgaccCACTGGTTTCATCGCAACCCTTTGAAGGCTACAGCTcctgtttcatttaatttttatgGGGTAGCTACcactccagctgcaggaaagctttGCAA TGATTTGAGGTTATCTCGAACACGACTATTGGAGCTGTTTACAGACTCAAGCTGTAATCCAGAAATGATGAAGAATGCAACTGACTTGTACTTCTCACTCTTGCAAG GCTTTATCCTTTCACCGGATGAGTCTTCCCAAGACTGCAAGTTGAGATACATTCAGAATTTCAAGTGGACAGACACATTACAAGGACAAGTTCCAAG TGCCCAGCAGGATGCAGTGTTTGAACTGGTTTCCATGGGATTTAATGTCGCTCTGTGGTACACAAAATATGCATCTAGACTCGCTGGAAAAGAAGA TATAACAGAAGATGAAGCAAAAGATGTTCACAGGAGCCTGAAGATAGCAGCTGGGATTTTTAAACACTTGAAG GAAAGTCACATTCCAAAACTGATTACACCAGtagaaaagggaagagatttAGAAGCTCGACTTATAGACTCTTACATCATACAGTGCCAAGCTGAAGCTCAAGAAG tgacaatTGCTCGGGCTATTGAGCTGAAACACAATCCAGGACTAATAGCTGCTCTTGCTTATGAAACAGCCAACTTCTACCAAAAAGCTG ATCAAACATTATCCAGTTTGGATCCAACCTATGCAGGTAAATGGAGGAAGTACTTAAACTTGAAGACCTCTTTCTATATGGCTTAT GCATACTGTTACCATGGCCAAACTTTACTGGCGAGTGATAAATGTGGGGAAGCAATCAGATCTCTGCAGGAATCAGAAAAAT TTTTTGCCAAGGCTGAAGCACTGTGCAAAGAATATGGAGAAACTAAAGGACCTGGGTCTACTGCCAAACCTTCTGGACATCTCTTCTTTAGGAAGTTGGGAAGTTTGATTAAGAACACACTAGAAAAATGCCAGAGAGAGAATGGATTCAT CTATTTTCAGAAGGTGCCAGCAGAGGCTCCCCAGCTGGAACTGAAAGCAAACTATGGCTTAGTAGAGCCTGTTCCTTTTGAATTCCCTGCCTTGAACGCACACTGGACTCCTGAAACACTTGCAGCATTTGATCTCACCAAGAGGCCAAAGGATGACACT gCTAAACCAAAACCAGATGAAGAAGTAAAACCTCTGAAGGAACCAGATATAAAGCCTCAAAAAGACAGTGGATGCCAGATTTCTTAA